In Candidatus Hamiltonella defensa 5AT (Acyrthosiphon pisum), one genomic interval encodes:
- a CDS encoding DNA circularization protein, with product MRLINTVTDFFDPEGSEKWFETLQKAQFRGVPFAVLGGKSSFGRKTAVHEYPYRDKPWVEDLGRATRQLTVKGFLVEDSVIYGGGAVIDQRSNLIAACETAGAGTLIHPTYGELTVSIPSGGLKIVEQWDNGRYFEFTLRAIESGLKVFPVTTSTPLPDEESWLKSIATTTLQFVTTVNSILRKSTALIQTLQSTAVFWVSQVTGTLNQANNLINTMTDVFDSNHYGRFQSSGNSGLASHQTYPVLMQKQKAASAQNRGKVATVGDELTQSVDAETYAGVANALLSAVVLSVSEPQDQIRIFIHLSVFETGNDVPGVDDAVQDAAILLFQRLALACLGRAALSYQPVSPDDAWDMMTLAGEALEVGAVNAADMVHDDTYRDLIALHNTVVSTLTERGANLARFTEYQFDTSLPSLVLSERIYQDPARNYATGF from the coding sequence ATGCGCCTGATAAATACAGTGACCGACTTTTTTGATCCAGAGGGGTCTGAAAAATGGTTTGAAACCCTCCAGAAAGCACAATTCAGAGGTGTCCCCTTTGCCGTTCTTGGGGGGAAAAGCTCATTTGGCCGTAAAACGGCCGTCCATGAGTACCCTTATCGTGATAAACCGTGGGTTGAGGATTTGGGAAGGGCCACCCGTCAATTGACTGTGAAAGGCTTTTTGGTTGAGGATAGCGTTATATATGGTGGCGGGGCGGTAATTGATCAGCGTTCCAATCTCATTGCGGCATGTGAAACAGCCGGTGCCGGGACACTGATTCACCCGACATATGGCGAGTTAACGGTCAGTATTCCTTCTGGGGGGCTCAAGATTGTTGAGCAATGGGATAACGGCCGCTACTTTGAGTTCACGCTCAGGGCGATCGAGTCCGGGTTGAAAGTGTTTCCGGTGACGACGTCAACCCCACTCCCGGATGAGGAGTCGTGGTTAAAGTCTATCGCTACAACGACGCTCCAGTTTGTGACGACCGTCAACAGCATACTCAGGAAGAGTACGGCGCTTATTCAGACGTTACAAAGTACCGCTGTTTTTTGGGTGAGCCAGGTCACCGGCACGCTGAATCAAGCCAATAACCTTATCAATACCATGACCGATGTTTTTGACAGCAACCATTACGGCCGGTTTCAGTCATCGGGCAATAGCGGTCTGGCGAGTCACCAAACCTACCCGGTCCTAATGCAGAAGCAAAAAGCCGCCAGCGCTCAGAATCGCGGCAAAGTGGCCACAGTCGGTGATGAGTTAACTCAATCGGTCGACGCTGAAACTTATGCAGGCGTGGCCAATGCGCTGTTATCCGCCGTTGTGCTGTCGGTCAGTGAACCACAGGATCAGATCCGAATTTTTATTCATTTGTCTGTGTTTGAAACCGGTAATGATGTTCCTGGCGTTGACGATGCGGTACAAGATGCCGCGATACTCCTTTTCCAGCGTCTTGCTCTGGCTTGTCTGGGGCGGGCTGCGCTCAGTTATCAGCCGGTATCTCCTGATGACGCCTGGGATATGATGACCCTGGCGGGTGAGGCTCTGGAGGTTGGTGCGGTCAATGCGGCTGATATGGTACACGATGACACATACCGTGATTTGATCGCGTTACATAATACGGTTGTTTCAACGTTGACCGAACGTGGGGCAAATCTGGCCCGTTTCACAGAATACCAGTTTGATACCTCTCTCCCCTCGCTTGTTCTTTCTGAGCGTATTTATCAGGACCCGGCACGCAATTATGCCACTGGATTTTAA
- a CDS encoding phage baseplate assembly protein codes for MTTEKTEKVDELYLEVRARALHGWDRIRITRGIERMPSDFDISIMEYYPGGEQQWVSPGDPCIVKLGEDIVITGYVDRCCSSIRPNQHQIRVTGRGKCQDLVDCSAEWESNVMTGLDALGMSQRLAAPYDIHVTTDVTGLQAAPQLTINWGESPQEIIDRVCRWSALLAYDLPDGNL; via the coding sequence ATGACAACCGAAAAAACGGAAAAAGTAGACGAGCTATACCTTGAGGTCAGGGCGCGCGCTTTGCACGGCTGGGACCGGATACGGATTACGCGCGGCATCGAGAGAATGCCCTCAGACTTTGATATTTCCATCATGGAGTATTACCCTGGTGGCGAACAACAGTGGGTTAGTCCTGGTGATCCGTGCATTGTGAAGTTGGGGGAAGACATAGTAATAACCGGTTACGTTGACCGCTGCTGCTCATCCATCCGCCCAAATCAGCATCAAATTCGTGTGACCGGTCGTGGAAAATGTCAGGACCTGGTTGATTGTTCGGCGGAGTGGGAAAGTAATGTTATGACGGGGCTCGATGCACTGGGCATGTCTCAACGTCTCGCCGCACCGTACGATATTCACGTGACAACAGACGTGACCGGACTACAGGCCGCGCCGCAATTGACGATTAACTGGGGGGAAAGTCCGCAAGAAATTATTGATCGCGTGTGCCGCTGGAGCGCGTTACTGGCGTATGACCTCCCGGACGGCAATTTATAA
- a CDS encoding phage baseplate assembly protein, whose protein sequence is MQGENIQAADYQSSIDQRFSDYAGLSMSVTPLYEVGSSVEYGGTFLASAQDPEKRRHRKKIDIIESTMIANGVVQQYIDWEMNRRYGRSKALQVVVDSWRDKSGKLWEINTQIPISIPVFNITDMYWLLSEVTFTRDQRGTTAELVLMPPEAFTVEPYQFYQQVRELND, encoded by the coding sequence ATGCAGGGCGAGAACATACAGGCGGCGGACTATCAAAGCAGCATAGACCAGCGTTTTTCCGACTATGCAGGGTTGTCCATGTCGGTTACGCCGCTTTATGAGGTGGGGTCCTCCGTTGAATATGGCGGAACGTTTCTGGCCAGCGCTCAGGACCCTGAAAAAAGGCGCCATCGCAAGAAAATAGACATCATCGAAAGCACGATGATCGCGAATGGCGTGGTTCAACAGTACATCGACTGGGAAATGAATCGGCGCTACGGTCGTTCAAAAGCTCTCCAGGTCGTTGTGGACAGCTGGCGCGATAAGTCGGGTAAACTTTGGGAAATAAATACCCAGATTCCGATCAGTATTCCCGTTTTTAACATTACAGATATGTATTGGTTGCTTTCTGAAGTGACGTTTACTCGCGATCAGCGTGGGACGACGGCCGAGCTTGTTTTGATGCCGCCAGAGGCGTTCACCGTTGAGCCGTACCAGTTCTATCAGCAAGTAAGAGAGCTTAATGACTGA